In Carya illinoinensis cultivar Pawnee chromosome 16, C.illinoinensisPawnee_v1, whole genome shotgun sequence, a single window of DNA contains:
- the LOC122298386 gene encoding ent-kaurene oxidase, chloroplastic, which yields MFMASLSYLTHILKDIQAAAPLVTSVALGSLSLLLFFLIIRGFFSTQKMGSSTLPPVPVVPGLPVIGNLLQLKEKKPHKTFARWAEIYGPVYSIKTGASTVVVLNSTDVAKEAMVTRHSSISTRNLTKALMILTSDKCMVATSDYNEFHKMVKRHILTNVLGPNAQKRHQRHRVTMIENVSSKFHALIKKSPFEAVNFRKVFESELFGLAFKEALGHDVQSIYVEELGSTLSKEEILKILVTELMEGAIEVDWRDFFPYLKWIPNESFEKKIKRVAFRRKVVMKALIKEQTKRIASGEEVDCYLSYLLSEAKTLTSEQIAMLVWEVIIETSDTTLVTTEWALYELAKSPIHQDRLYQQIQNVCGSGKFGEEHLSQLPYLSAVFHETLRKHSPAPIVPLRYAHEDTQLGGYHIPAGSEIAINIYGCNMDKKQWENPEEWKPERFLDEKYDPADMYKTMAFGGGKRVCAGSLQANLIACTSIGRLVQEFEWRLKDGEEDKVDTLGLTTHKLHPMQAMLKLRN from the exons ATGTTCATGGCCAGCCTAAGCTACCTGACTCATATCCTTAAAGATATCCAAGCTGCTGCGCCCCTTGTCACATCTGTTGCTCTTGGTAGTCTCtctcttttgcttttctttctgaTCATCCGAGGATTTTTCTCCACCCAAAAGATGGGAAGTTCCACACTCCCTCCGGTACCCG TTGTTCCAGGGCTTCCGGTTATTGGGAATTTGCTGCAGCTGAAGGAGAAGAAACCCCACAAGACATTTGCAAGGTGGGCTGAGATATATGGTCCAGTCTATTCCATCAAAACTGGTGCTTCTACTGTTGTTGTTCTCAATTCAACAGATGTTGCCAAAGAG GCTATGGTGACCAGACATTCATCCATCTCAACAAGAAATTTAACAAAAGCCCTAATGATTCTCACCTCGGATAAATGTATGGTAGCAACAAGTGACTACAATGAGTTTCACAAGATGGTAAAACGACATATACTTACAAATGTTCTGGGACCGAACGCTCAG aaGCGGCATCAACGCCACAGAGTTACCATGATAGAAAATGTCTCAAGCAAATTTCATGCTCTTATAAAGAAGTCTCCCTTCGAAGCTGTGAATTTCAGGAAAGTTTTTGAGTCTGAACTTTTCGGACTAGCATTTAAAGAG GCTTTAGGACATGATGTGCAATCCATTTATGTAGAGGAGCTTGGAAGCACTTTGTCAAAGGAGGAGATATTAAAGATTCTGGTAACTGAATTAATGGAGGGTGCAATTGAGGTGGATTGGAGAGATTTCTTCCCATACCTGAAATGGATTCCAAATGAGAGCTTTGAGAAGAAAATTAAGCGAGTTGCTTTTCGCAGGAAAGTAGTGATGAAGGCCCTAATCAAGGAGCAGACCAAGCGCATTGCTTCAGGAGAG GAAGTAGATTGTTATCTTAGCTACTTGTTATCTGAGGCAAAAACACTTACGAGTGAACAAATTGCCATGTTGGTTTGGGAGGTGATCATCGAGACATCAGATACTACTTTGGTTACTACTGAGTGGGCCTTGTATGAACTTGCTAAGAGTCCAATTCATCAG GATCGTCTTTACCAACAGATCCAAAATGTTTGTGGATCTGGAAAGTTTGGTGAGGAACATTTGTCTCAGCTTCCATACCTGAGTGCTGTTTTCCATGAAACTTTGAGGAAGCATAGCCCAGCTCCAATAGTGCCCTTGCGATATGCACACGAAGACACACAATTAGGAGGGTACCATATTCCGGCTGGAAGTGAG ATTGCAATAAACATATATGGATGCAACATGGACAAGAAACAATGGGAAAATCCGGAAGAGTGGAAGCCGGAGAGGTTTCTCGATGAGAAATATGATCCAGCGGATATGTACAAGACGATGGCATTCGGAGGTGGAAAGAGAGTATGCGCAGGTTCTCTTCAGGCAAACCTAATAGCATGCACATCAATCGGTCGGTTAGTACAGGAGTTTGAGTGGAGGCTGAAAGATGGGGAGGAGGACAAGGTAGATACTCTTGGGCTCACTACTCACAAACTCCATCCGATGCAAGCAATGTTAAAGCTGAGAAATTAA